A genomic stretch from Telopea speciosissima isolate NSW1024214 ecotype Mountain lineage chromosome 7, Tspe_v1, whole genome shotgun sequence includes:
- the LOC122668892 gene encoding protein OBERON 3-like, with product MFPDSHLSDGFVHATEGSTTNKLRQHVSVQNRESPDGKIGYSEKGTDLLRESELGIDGFRSKASSRIGNLGSQELTLSYLCDNSKMGFQEKDISGKNLFSALDKDRYNKGKEVISENPNEEERLVERDFLQLNGVRAIAAGTKRELDEEIEREKREKKAKLDTLNLSLALPDVSLSLTSSRNADPPALRKPARSTQSLAPSNNNTVYTRTASSDDFPAASLSYSYSLPFSHNPSCSLTRNSTENYEYSVGSHRRDTDQFWNCGEGTNGSVHSRFRPVGEGGVALSNHGGGGGAGGFGHQLMQGNRQINKESCNSLYRATTSDNQSFFPSELPARLRKDTASVDSRGRASGQHSDGGRARKLTRPERILLEIVSESIPVMVQVIQELPDDTIQSAKEYLRNLIGSPEKREELANLQNRLERRSDLTFETLSKSHREQLEILVAIKTGLLNYVSGKNRLPMTELVEIFLLMRCRNVNCKGLLPVDDCDCKICSTKKGFCSACMCPVCLKFDCASETCSWVGCDVCSHWCHASCGIQSNLIRPGPSLKGPAGTTEMQFHCLGCEHASEMFGFVKDVFMCCAKDWGIEALKKELDCVRKIFRGSEDFKGKVLQSKAEETLSKLENKIISPSEACNSILQFFKYGVPETSGSGGTSKDLTLAQMCQKGDVVLLSPTSPPSKSTTNNMSSSSGRQDLLAHDVNQNILKGALMRDRTVEDELQSVRKKDGFDSLESIVRIKEAEARMFQSRADEAQREAEGYRRMVRSESEKMEEEYASKLAKLCLQETEERRRKKLEELKILENSHCDYYKMKLRMQDEITGLLERMEATKKQWV from the exons ATGTTTCCAGATAGCCATCTCTCGGATGGTTTTGTTCACGCAACCGAAGGCTCTACAACAAACAAGCTCAGACAACACGTTTCCGTGCAAAATCGTGAGAGCCCAGATGGGAAAATTGGCTACTCTGAAAAGGGTACCGATTTGCTGCGCGAATCAGAGTTGGGTATTGATGGGTTCCGTTCAAAAGCTTCTTCAAGAATTGGGAATCTGGGATCGCAGGAGCTTACACTGAGCTATCTCTGCGATAATTCCAAAATGGGTTTCCAAGAGAAAGATATTTCAGGGAAGAATCTATTTAGTGCGTTGGACAAGGACAGGTATAACAAGGGGAAGGAAGTGATTTCGGAGAATCCGAACGAAGAGGAGCGATTGGTAGAGCGAGATTTCCTgcaactaaatggggttagGGCTATAGCTGCTGGGACGAAGCGAGAGCTCGACGAAGAAatcgaaagagagaagagggagaagaaggcgAAGCTAGACACACTTAATCTCTCTCTAGCACTTCCAGATGTGTCCCTCTCTCTCACATCTTCACGGAATGCAGATCCTCCTGCTCTTCGCAAACCAGCCAGAAGCACTCAATCATTGGCTCCATCGAACAACAATACTGTCTATACACGAACTGCGAGCTCTGACGATTTCCCGGCTGCTTCGCTCTCCTATTCTTACTCTCTCCCGTTCTCTCACAACCCCAGCTGCTCACTCACTCGCAACTCCACCGAGAACTACGAATACTCAGTTGGGAGTCACAGAAGAGATACTGACCAGTTTTGGAACTGTGGAGAGGGAACTAATGGATCAGTTCACAGTCGGTTCAGGCCTGTCGGTGAAGGCGGCGTTGCACTATCGAATCACGGTGGCGGAGGAGGCGCCGGTGGTTTTGGTCATCAATTGATGCAGGGCAATCGTCAGATCAATAAGGAATCGTGTAATAGTCTTTACAGAGCAACCACCTCTGATAACCAATCCTTCTTCCCATCGGAGCTCCCGGCGAGGCTGAGGAAAGATACTGCCTCCGTGGATTCGAGAGGAAGAGCTTCTGGGCAGCATTCAGACGGAGGCAGAGCAAGAAAGCTCACGAGGCCTGAGAGGATTCTATTGGAAATTGTCTCTGAATCTATTCCTGTTATGGTTCAGGTAATTCAAGAACTCCCAGATGATACAATCCAATCCGCAAAGGAGTACTTGAGGAATCTCATTGGGTCGcctgagaagagagaggaaTTAGCTAATCTGCAGAATCGGCTTGAGAGAAGATCGGACCTCACTTTTGAGACACTCTCTAAGTCCCATAGAGAACAATTAGAGATCTTGGTTGCAATCAAGACTGGTCTTCTGAATTACGTATCAGGGAAGAATCGTCTGCCCATGACCGAGCTTGTAGAGATCTTTTTGCTCATGAGGTGTCGCAATGTGAATTGCAAGGGCTTATTGCCTGTTGATGACTGTGACTGCAAAATTTGCTCGACCAAGAAGGGATTTTGTAGTGCTTGTATGTGTCCCGTGTGTTTGAAATTTGACTGTGCCTCCGAAACTTGCAGTTGGGTTGGTTGTGATGTCTGTTCCCACTGGTGTCATGCCTCCTGTGGCATTCAGAGCAATCTCATTAGGCCAGGGCCCAGCTTGAAGGGGCCTGCGGGGACAACAGAGATGCAGTTCCATTGCCTTGGATGTGAGCATGCTTCTGAGATGTTTGGATTTGTTAAGGATGTATTTATGTGCTGTGCAAAAGATTGGGGTATTGAGGCCCTGAAAAAGGAGCTAGACTGTGTCAGGAAGATCTTCAGGGGAAGTGAAGACTTCAAGGGGAAGGTATTGCAAAGTAAGGCAGAAGAGACTCTCTCAAAGCTTGAAAACAAGATCATTTCTCCCTCGGAAGCCTGTAATTCcatccttcaattcttcaagt ATGGCGTGCCAGAAACATCAGGTTCTGGTGGCACTTCCAAGGACTTAACTTTGGCTCAAATGTGTCAAAAAGGAGACGTGGTTTTGCTTTCTCCTACTTCTCCACCGTCAAAATCTACAACTAACAACATGAGCTCCTCCAGTGGAAGGCAGGATCTGCTGGCACACGATGTTAATCAGAACATTCTTAAAGGTGCTCTCATGAGGGACCGGACTGTTGAGGATGAGCTGCAGTCTGTTCGGAAGAAGGATGGTTTCGACAGCCTGGAAAGCATTGTGAGGATAAAGGAAGCTGAGGCAAGGATGTTCCAGAGCCGTGCGGATGAGGCACAGAGAGAGGCTGAAGGGTATCGGCGGATGGTCCGTTCAGAGAGTGaaaaaatggaggaagaatATGCCAGCAAGCTTGCTAAACTGTGTTTACAGGAGACAGAGGAGAGGCGCAGGAAGAAGCTTGAAGAGCTGAAGATCTTGGAGAACTCCCATTGCGATTACTACAAAATGAAGCTCAGAATGCAAGATGAAATCACAGGTTTGTTGGAGAGGATGGAGGCGACAAAGAAGCAATGGGTGTAA